One window of the Methanomassiliicoccaceae archaeon DOK genome contains the following:
- a CDS encoding DEAD/DEAH box helicase has protein sequence MPFPELSPELVQALAKRGITDPTPPQADVIPRILKGGNILLVAPTGIGKTEAAMLPIFDTIFRTKGSRSGFRCLYITPLRALNRDMLRRMEEYGNALHITVGVRHGDTSQAERNHQSQNPPEILITTPETLQVMFTGKRLLQHLKGVQWVVVDEIHELSNTERGAQLSVALERLSLIAGEYQRIGLSATVGNVDSVARFLVGPRRDVTVRKHDTHRDFDIDVESPAPDEDPVLLDKLQSDPDILAVMKRAREIVESGRSTLFFVNTRETAEWLAARYHLWDESISIDVHHGSLSKENRMDMEDRFKRGEIRALICTSSLELGIDVGSTDMVIQYNSPRQVSRMIQRAGRAGHRIGEHIRAKIIATAPDEVAEALVIARRCDSKELEFWEGRPCPLSVVANQLIAMTMSGGVDRETAYKVFSGAYPFRDITRQDIEDVLEQLKSIKMLFDDGDAFRRSRKGMNYFYENISMIPDERSYMIRDIGTRAVIGTLDESFVASFAEEYAMFIAKGRTWRIVEMREDEILVEEAREVGSVPNWVGSDIPVPFEVAMEVGRMRRLRNLEDYPGDEGCRRVLEKYFADQDERFRMPTDKLVTVEVGDRLVIVNGCFGSRVNETLGKIYAALLTARLGESVGMTADPYRMILELPRNMKRDDIMQTVMSVKPGTVEALSRLTILNSSFLRWRFVFVAKKFGIIEKNADHRFMNFGRLFEMHQGTPAYKEAVNKVLWEDLDIPNTERVVKMIADGDIKVELGGISAIGLEGIVRSKELMQPVRADHSILMALKKRLEDEVMFASCMNCGSQWRFRVGDAPKRFKCPQCGGVMIAVLKGYERENIRLVKLTEMSAQEKKDRLRLSRNANLVNEHGKRAVIALAGRGIGPDAASRILRSMHVDEDDFYRDIMNAEILYAKNKRFWD, from the coding sequence ATGCCTTTTCCCGAACTGAGCCCCGAGCTCGTGCAGGCACTCGCCAAGAGGGGCATCACCGACCCCACGCCGCCGCAGGCGGACGTCATCCCCAGGATACTGAAGGGTGGGAACATCCTCCTGGTGGCGCCCACCGGGATCGGCAAGACCGAGGCCGCGATGCTGCCGATATTCGACACCATCTTCCGCACGAAGGGCAGCAGGTCCGGGTTCAGATGCCTCTACATCACCCCCCTCCGCGCCCTGAACAGGGACATGCTCCGCAGGATGGAGGAGTATGGAAACGCCCTCCACATCACCGTGGGGGTCAGGCACGGGGACACGTCCCAGGCGGAGAGGAACCACCAGTCGCAGAACCCTCCGGAGATCCTGATCACCACCCCCGAGACCCTGCAGGTCATGTTCACTGGGAAGCGCCTTCTCCAGCACCTGAAGGGCGTGCAGTGGGTCGTCGTCGATGAGATCCACGAGCTGTCCAACACCGAGAGGGGCGCTCAGCTCAGCGTCGCCCTGGAGAGGCTCAGCCTCATCGCGGGGGAGTACCAGAGGATCGGACTCTCCGCCACCGTGGGGAACGTGGACAGCGTCGCGAGGTTCCTCGTGGGACCCAGGCGCGACGTCACCGTGCGCAAGCACGACACCCACCGCGACTTCGACATCGACGTCGAGAGCCCCGCCCCGGACGAGGACCCCGTCCTGCTGGACAAGCTGCAGAGCGACCCGGACATCCTGGCCGTGATGAAGAGGGCGAGGGAGATCGTCGAGTCCGGGAGGTCGACGCTGTTCTTCGTCAACACCAGGGAGACCGCCGAATGGCTCGCCGCCCGCTACCATCTCTGGGACGAGTCGATATCCATCGATGTGCACCACGGTTCGCTGTCCAAGGAGAACCGCATGGACATGGAGGACCGCTTCAAGAGGGGCGAGATCAGGGCCCTCATATGCACATCCTCCCTGGAGCTGGGCATAGACGTCGGTTCCACCGACATGGTCATCCAGTACAACTCGCCCAGGCAGGTGTCGCGCATGATCCAGAGGGCTGGACGCGCCGGACACAGGATCGGCGAGCACATACGGGCGAAGATCATCGCGACCGCCCCGGACGAGGTCGCCGAGGCCCTGGTCATCGCCAGGAGGTGCGACTCCAAGGAGCTGGAGTTCTGGGAGGGTAGGCCGTGTCCGCTCTCCGTCGTCGCCAACCAGCTCATCGCCATGACGATGTCGGGCGGCGTGGACAGGGAGACCGCGTACAAGGTGTTCTCCGGCGCGTACCCGTTCAGAGACATCACCAGGCAGGACATCGAGGACGTCCTCGAGCAGCTCAAGTCCATCAAGATGCTGTTCGACGACGGCGACGCCTTCCGCAGGTCCCGCAAGGGGATGAACTACTTCTACGAGAACATTTCGATGATCCCCGACGAGCGCTCGTACATGATCAGGGACATCGGCACCCGTGCAGTCATCGGCACCCTGGACGAGAGCTTCGTGGCGTCCTTCGCGGAAGAGTACGCCATGTTCATCGCCAAGGGCAGGACATGGAGGATCGTGGAGATGCGCGAGGACGAGATCCTCGTGGAGGAGGCCCGCGAAGTGGGGTCGGTCCCCAACTGGGTGGGATCCGACATCCCCGTCCCGTTCGAGGTCGCCATGGAGGTGGGCAGGATGCGCCGCCTCAGGAACCTGGAGGACTACCCCGGGGACGAGGGGTGCAGGAGGGTCCTGGAGAAGTACTTCGCCGACCAGGACGAGAGGTTCAGAATGCCCACGGACAAGCTGGTCACCGTCGAGGTCGGGGACAGGCTGGTCATCGTGAACGGGTGCTTCGGCAGCAGGGTCAACGAGACGCTGGGCAAGATCTACGCCGCGCTTCTGACCGCCCGTCTCGGAGAGAGCGTGGGGATGACAGCCGACCCATACAGGATGATCCTGGAGCTGCCCCGCAACATGAAGCGCGACGACATAATGCAGACCGTCATGTCCGTGAAACCCGGCACCGTCGAGGCGCTCTCCAGGCTCACGATACTGAACTCGTCGTTCCTCAGGTGGAGGTTCGTCTTCGTCGCGAAGAAGTTCGGGATCATCGAGAAGAACGCGGACCACCGCTTCATGAACTTCGGCAGGCTCTTCGAGATGCACCAGGGGACCCCCGCCTACAAGGAGGCCGTCAACAAGGTCCTGTGGGAGGACCTGGACATCCCCAACACAGAGAGGGTCGTGAAGATGATCGCCGACGGCGACATCAAGGTGGAGCTGGGAGGGATCTCCGCGATCGGCCTCGAGGGCATCGTCAGGTCCAAGGAGCTGATGCAGCCTGTCCGCGCCGACCACTCGATCCTGATGGCCCTGAAGAAGAGGCTGGAGGACGAGGTCATGTTCGCATCGTGCATGAACTGCGGGTCCCAGTGGAGGTTCAGGGTCGGCGATGCGCCGAAGAGGTTCAAGTGCCCGCAGTGCGGCGGCGTGATGATCGCGGTCCTGAAGGGCTACGAGAGGGAGAACATACGCCTCGTGAAGCTTACGGAAATGTCCGCCCAGGAGAAGAAGGACCGCCTGCGCCTCTCCAGGAACGCCAATCTGGTCAACGAGCACGGGAAGCGCGCCGTGATCGCATTGGCAGGAAGGGGCATAGGCCCGGACGCCGCCTCGAGGATCCTGCGCAGCATGCACGTGGACGAGGACGACTTCTACCGCGACATCATGAACGCGGAGATCCTCTACGCCAAGAACAAGAGGTTCTGGGACTGA
- a CDS encoding AAA family ATPase, whose translation MDLFEYTRKGILEKDAPLASRMRPRTLDEVVGQEHIIGEDKLLSRAIRADRLGSLIFYGPPGTGKTTLAQVIANTTHARFVQINATTAGKKDMEEAIQKAKDALGMEERRTILFVDEIHRFNKAQQDYLLPFVEDGTVILIGATTENPYFEVNRALVSRSRIFELRPLSKESVRMLLERAVSDRERGLGRMDVDLDDDAADFLADISNGDARAALNALELGALTTPPGPDGRIRISLDVASECIQRRVLNYDRDGDNHYDTISAFIKSMRGSDPDAAVYYLARMLYAGEDVKFIARRIMICASEDVGNADPQALVVAVSAAEAVERIGMPESQIILSQAATYVACAPKSNSACNAIFSAMKSVKEEPTGGIPAYLKDAHYGGAKELGRGLTYKYPHNYPNHYVDQQYLPDELVGRRFYEMSDNGYEKGMKAWLKRIGKY comes from the coding sequence ATGGACCTGTTCGAGTACACGCGCAAGGGCATCCTCGAGAAGGACGCCCCGCTGGCGAGCCGCATGCGCCCCAGGACCCTCGACGAGGTCGTGGGCCAGGAGCACATTATAGGAGAGGACAAGCTCCTCTCCAGGGCGATACGCGCGGACAGGCTTGGGTCCCTCATCTTCTATGGTCCACCCGGAACAGGGAAGACCACGCTGGCACAGGTCATAGCGAACACCACCCACGCCAGATTCGTCCAGATCAACGCCACGACGGCGGGAAAGAAGGACATGGAGGAGGCCATCCAGAAGGCGAAGGACGCCCTCGGCATGGAGGAGAGGAGGACGATCCTCTTCGTCGACGAGATCCACCGCTTCAACAAGGCCCAGCAGGACTACCTCCTCCCGTTCGTGGAGGACGGGACCGTGATCCTGATCGGGGCCACGACAGAGAACCCGTACTTCGAGGTCAACAGGGCGCTGGTGTCCAGGTCGAGGATCTTCGAGCTCAGGCCGCTTTCCAAGGAGAGCGTGAGGATGCTACTCGAGAGGGCGGTCTCCGACAGGGAGAGGGGACTGGGCAGGATGGACGTCGACCTGGACGACGATGCCGCCGACTTCCTCGCGGACATCTCCAACGGAGACGCCAGGGCGGCGCTGAACGCCCTCGAGCTCGGAGCGCTGACCACGCCCCCGGGTCCGGACGGCAGGATCCGCATCAGCCTGGACGTCGCCTCCGAATGCATACAGCGCAGGGTCCTGAACTACGACAGGGACGGCGACAACCACTACGACACCATCTCGGCGTTCATCAAGAGCATGCGCGGCTCCGACCCCGACGCGGCAGTGTACTATCTGGCGAGGATGCTGTACGCGGGTGAGGATGTGAAGTTCATTGCCAGGAGGATCATGATCTGCGCGTCCGAGGACGTCGGCAACGCGGATCCCCAGGCCCTCGTCGTCGCCGTGTCGGCAGCCGAGGCAGTGGAGCGCATCGGCATGCCCGAGTCGCAGATCATCCTGTCCCAGGCGGCGACATACGTCGCATGCGCACCCAAGAGCAACTCCGCCTGCAACGCCATATTCTCCGCGATGAAATCCGTGAAAGAGGAGCCCACAGGCGGCATCCCCGCGTACCTGAAGGACGCCCACTACGGCGGGGCGAAGGAGCTGGGCAGGGGCCTCACGTACAAGTACCCGCACAACTACCCCAACCACTACGTGGACCAGCAGTACCTCCCGGACGAGCTGGTCGGCAGGAGGTTCTACGAGATGTCCGACAACGGGTACGAGAAGGGCATGAAGGCCTGGCTGAAGAGGATTGGCAAGTACTGA
- a CDS encoding AAA family ATPase, translating to MESSRVEYKRSWNPERILHTVCAFANDYEDMGGGYVVIGVEDDDGCRGNTVGLTDRDVVDIDRELIRVCNTIEPKYMPEMSVEETEGKKIVVIWAASDDRRPFKCPVSLGSGKKHDIEKAYYIRHGSHTVRAGRDEEVRLMELSRRVSFDERASSTGTLSDVKRSLVEEYLDSVGSNLAGQGIPDTELYNMMRLTSGPKEDLRPINAALMMFSPRPEIHFPYSRTEVAIIHDPAGRLIDEAIFNGPVNMQIVRAMEFIRDRVIVERIRKVPGQAEALRFFNYPLEAIREVLVNALYHRSYEIPEPVKVYIYGDRIEITSLPGPDPGIPDEDVRNLRMRGRFYRNKRLGDFLKELHLTEGRNTGLTMIVDALERNGSGTPVYETDSNRTYLSVTIPVHPDFEEDPIGPAARTEQKRRSSEDIRSGIIGILDREGCLPSKSIARELGYTSVTPVLRRCINELIDQGELEYLFPDKPNDSRQRICRRKAVR from the coding sequence GTGGAAAGCAGCAGAGTGGAGTACAAGAGGAGCTGGAATCCCGAACGCATTCTGCATACGGTTTGTGCGTTCGCCAATGATTATGAAGACATGGGTGGAGGATATGTCGTGATCGGCGTGGAGGATGACGACGGTTGCAGGGGAAATACCGTCGGCCTTACAGACAGGGATGTAGTGGACATAGACCGTGAGCTAATCAGAGTATGCAACACCATAGAGCCGAAGTACATGCCGGAGATGTCTGTGGAGGAGACTGAAGGGAAAAAGATTGTGGTTATATGGGCCGCCAGTGATGACAGACGTCCGTTCAAATGTCCTGTCTCCCTGGGATCTGGGAAGAAACACGACATCGAAAAGGCGTACTATATAAGACACGGATCCCACACTGTGAGAGCCGGCAGGGATGAAGAGGTCCGTCTCATGGAGCTGTCCAGGAGAGTCTCTTTCGACGAGAGGGCTTCGTCCACAGGGACTCTGTCGGATGTTAAACGCAGCCTGGTCGAGGAATACTTGGACAGCGTCGGAAGCAACCTCGCCGGGCAGGGGATCCCAGACACGGAGCTCTACAACATGATGAGACTCACAAGTGGGCCGAAGGAGGACCTCAGACCGATCAACGCGGCACTCATGATGTTCTCCCCCAGACCGGAGATCCATTTCCCCTACTCCAGGACGGAGGTGGCCATCATCCATGATCCGGCTGGAAGGCTGATCGATGAGGCCATATTCAACGGCCCTGTGAACATGCAGATTGTCAGAGCAATGGAATTCATCAGAGACAGGGTGATCGTCGAGAGGATCCGGAAAGTGCCAGGTCAGGCTGAGGCACTCAGATTCTTCAACTACCCGCTGGAAGCGATAAGAGAGGTGCTGGTGAACGCCCTCTACCATAGGAGCTACGAGATTCCCGAACCTGTCAAGGTGTACATCTATGGAGACCGCATCGAGATCACGAGCCTTCCGGGCCCGGATCCGGGCATCCCGGATGAGGATGTACGCAACCTCAGAATGAGGGGCAGATTCTACAGAAACAAACGTCTGGGCGATTTCCTGAAAGAACTCCATCTCACGGAAGGACGCAACACGGGGCTGACCATGATTGTCGATGCTCTGGAGCGCAACGGCTCCGGAACTCCCGTCTACGAGACAGACAGCAACAGGACGTATCTGAGTGTCACGATCCCCGTGCATCCAGACTTCGAGGAAGACCCCATCGGACCAGCAGCCCGGACAGAGCAGAAGAGACGCTCATCCGAGGACATAAGGTCGGGCATCATCGGGATCCTGGACAGGGAGGGATGCCTGCCGTCCAAGTCCATTGCCCGGGAGCTGGGATACACCTCGGTGACACCTGTCCTGAGGAGGTGCATAAACGAGCTGATCGACCAGGGAGAACTGGAGTACCTGTTCCCGGACAAACCGAACGACAGCCGTCAGAGGATATGTCGCAGAAAGGCCGTCAGATGA
- a CDS encoding acylpyruvase, giving the protein MAPGKIVCIGWNYRSHVKELESELPKVPTVFLKPSSCLIGDGDDIVIPAGVTNVQHEVELAVVFDRRCKDATEDDALDYVSHVAVFNDVSARDMQTEARRSGNTWDLSKGMDTFGPMSDPVPLDAVADIQDLELTLTVNGEVRQYGNTRDMIFPVARLIAYVTRFMTMEPGDILITGTPEGVSEIRPGDTVRAEIAGVGTVTNRVVGF; this is encoded by the coding sequence ATGGCGCCTGGAAAAATCGTCTGCATCGGCTGGAACTATCGCTCCCATGTGAAGGAGCTCGAGTCAGAGCTCCCCAAGGTGCCGACGGTGTTCCTCAAACCGTCAAGTTGTCTCATCGGTGACGGCGATGACATCGTCATTCCCGCAGGGGTCACCAACGTCCAGCACGAGGTGGAGCTCGCGGTGGTCTTCGACCGGAGGTGCAAGGACGCCACCGAGGATGACGCTCTCGACTACGTGTCCCATGTCGCCGTCTTCAACGACGTATCCGCCAGGGACATGCAGACCGAGGCCCGCAGGTCAGGGAACACATGGGACCTCAGCAAGGGGATGGACACATTCGGGCCCATGTCCGATCCGGTTCCCCTGGACGCGGTCGCCGACATACAGGACCTCGAGCTGACCCTGACCGTCAACGGTGAGGTCAGGCAGTACGGGAACACGCGCGACATGATCTTCCCCGTCGCCAGGCTGATCGCCTATGTGACCAGGTTCATGACGATGGAGCCGGGAGACATCCTGATAACGGGTACCCCCGAGGGGGTGTCGGAGATCCGTCCGGGGGACACGGTCCGTGCCGAGATAGCCGGTGTGGGAACCGTCACCAACAGGGTCGTCGGATTCTGA
- the larA gene encoding nickel-dependent lactate racemase, with translation MIVDVKYGKDGIQKVEIPDQNYIGTFYPKDVECGDPDEVIGESIDNPIGYESMEDFLKGGEDVVFIVNDGTRPTPTAKVLDALSKRMDLRSARYLIATGTHRDMTPEEYDFVFGSHYEELKDRIICHDAKNSECVYLGASKNGTPMEVNKVAVDADRLIIITSVEPHYFAGYTGGRKSFLPGVASYRTIEANHKLAMSMEAQSLALKGNPVHEDMMDALEVVKDKAIFSIQMVLDRHQNIYKVASGALNPAFEKAVGWANEVFSVPIPEKADVVISVAPYPMDVDLYQSQKALDNGKWALKEGGKIIMVSKCREGIGHATFLTQLSSSKDPKQVLENLRAEYKLGYHKAAKMAEIATWASIWAVTDLDPELLRNANITPFPTVADAMAEAFRENPDARVMVLMDGSVTIPRLE, from the coding sequence ATGATCGTTGATGTGAAGTACGGCAAGGACGGGATCCAGAAGGTTGAGATCCCCGACCAGAACTATATCGGCACGTTCTACCCCAAGGACGTCGAGTGCGGTGACCCGGACGAGGTCATCGGCGAGTCCATCGACAACCCCATCGGCTACGAGTCGATGGAGGATTTCCTGAAAGGAGGGGAGGACGTGGTGTTCATCGTCAACGACGGAACCCGCCCCACACCCACCGCGAAGGTCCTGGACGCTCTCTCCAAGAGGATGGACCTCAGGTCCGCCAGGTACCTCATCGCCACCGGGACCCACAGGGACATGACCCCCGAGGAGTACGACTTCGTCTTCGGGTCGCACTACGAGGAGCTCAAGGACCGCATCATCTGCCACGACGCCAAGAACTCCGAGTGCGTCTACCTCGGGGCGTCGAAGAACGGCACCCCGATGGAGGTCAACAAGGTGGCCGTCGACGCGGACAGGCTCATCATCATCACGTCCGTCGAGCCCCACTACTTCGCAGGGTACACCGGTGGGAGGAAGTCCTTCCTGCCCGGTGTGGCATCCTACAGGACCATCGAGGCCAACCACAAGCTCGCCATGAGCATGGAGGCCCAGTCCCTGGCCCTCAAGGGGAACCCTGTCCACGAGGACATGATGGACGCACTGGAGGTCGTGAAGGACAAGGCGATCTTCTCCATCCAGATGGTCCTCGACAGGCATCAGAACATCTACAAGGTGGCCTCCGGAGCCCTCAACCCCGCCTTCGAGAAGGCAGTCGGATGGGCGAACGAGGTATTCTCCGTGCCCATCCCCGAGAAGGCGGATGTCGTCATATCCGTGGCGCCGTACCCCATGGACGTCGACCTCTACCAGTCGCAGAAGGCTCTGGACAACGGGAAGTGGGCCCTCAAGGAGGGCGGGAAGATCATCATGGTCTCCAAGTGCAGGGAGGGGATCGGCCACGCCACGTTCCTCACCCAGCTGTCGAGCTCCAAGGACCCCAAGCAGGTCCTGGAGAACCTCAGGGCCGAGTACAAGCTCGGATACCACAAGGCCGCCAAGATGGCGGAGATCGCGACCTGGGCCTCGATCTGGGCGGTCACCGACCTGGACCCGGAGCTCCTCAGGAATGCGAACATCACCCCGTTCCCGACCGTCGCCGACGCGATGGCTGAGGCGTTCAGGGAGAACCCCGACGCCAGGGTGATGGTGCTCATGGACGGTAGCGTCACAATACCGAGGTTGGAATGA
- a CDS encoding 4Fe-4S dicluster domain-containing protein, whose amino-acid sequence MVEINIKKPEFIKLPRVQKVLTACLQCGYCIDVCEAHNQTPWESVTPRGKIYYVNQLDKAGTGALDGLLGREVSLSPEFVDAMYKCTGCGNCEVVCHAQIHLVDFWEDMRAWIVENGAGPLSAHKGMAAKVAECHNPYGEPPSKRDAWWPAEVERHVPADVIFFAGCTGSYRMQNIAQAGVIVLSRAGVKMNCLGEKEWCCSSPLLRTGTKTESLGCAETVVEKADGIGGKDMVMTCSGCYKTVSTDFGKYYAKVGQNVYHFSQYVEQLINDRKLPLNNEFKHKVTYHDPCHLGRHSGVFDAPRNVIKKIKGVEFVEMERSRENSRCCGAGGGYKSQFNDFATNVAAERIRDAEATGAEILITCCPFCVLNLTQGAKKIGSKIKVMDLSQVLLEVTAPKKEEPASE is encoded by the coding sequence ATGGTAGAGATCAACATCAAGAAACCCGAGTTCATCAAACTCCCCCGCGTGCAGAAGGTGCTGACCGCATGCCTGCAGTGCGGATACTGCATCGACGTCTGCGAGGCGCACAACCAGACCCCCTGGGAGTCCGTCACCCCCAGAGGAAAGATCTACTACGTCAACCAGCTCGACAAGGCCGGAACCGGAGCGCTGGACGGCCTGCTGGGAAGAGAGGTCAGCCTGAGCCCCGAGTTCGTCGACGCCATGTACAAGTGCACCGGCTGCGGGAACTGCGAGGTCGTGTGCCACGCCCAGATCCACCTGGTGGACTTCTGGGAGGACATGAGGGCCTGGATCGTCGAGAACGGCGCCGGACCCCTCTCCGCCCACAAGGGAATGGCCGCCAAGGTCGCCGAGTGCCACAACCCCTACGGCGAGCCCCCCTCCAAGAGGGACGCCTGGTGGCCCGCGGAGGTCGAGAGGCACGTCCCCGCCGACGTCATCTTCTTCGCCGGATGCACCGGATCCTACAGGATGCAGAACATCGCCCAGGCCGGAGTCATCGTGCTCTCCAGGGCCGGCGTCAAGATGAACTGCCTCGGAGAGAAGGAGTGGTGCTGCTCCTCGCCCCTGCTGAGGACCGGTACCAAGACCGAGTCCCTGGGCTGCGCCGAGACCGTCGTCGAGAAGGCCGACGGAATCGGAGGAAAGGACATGGTCATGACCTGCTCCGGATGCTACAAGACCGTCTCCACCGACTTCGGCAAGTACTACGCCAAGGTCGGACAGAACGTCTACCACTTCTCCCAGTACGTCGAGCAGCTGATCAACGACAGGAAGCTGCCCCTCAACAACGAGTTCAAGCACAAGGTCACCTACCACGACCCCTGCCACCTCGGAAGGCACTCCGGAGTCTTCGACGCTCCCAGGAACGTCATCAAGAAGATCAAGGGAGTCGAGTTCGTCGAGATGGAGAGGTCCAGGGAGAACTCCAGGTGCTGCGGAGCCGGAGGAGGCTACAAGTCCCAGTTCAACGACTTCGCCACCAACGTCGCGGCCGAGAGGATCAGGGACGCCGAGGCCACCGGTGCCGAGATCCTGATCACCTGCTGCCCCTTCTGCGTGCTCAACCTGACCCAGGGAGCCAAGAAGATCGGGTCCAAGATCAAGGTGATGGACCTGTCCCAGGTTCTCCTCGAGGTCACCGCACCCAAGAAGGAAGAGCCCGCTTCCGAGTGA
- a CDS encoding 4Fe-4S dicluster domain-containing protein gives MNMSEFKVDKLEEVRKAVNCCTMCGFCKSVCPSFKSIGWDSALSRGRIVLTYGLLTGDLQPDESLVRNMYTCTTCADCVRRCPSKVEIVDIIEMCRADLVKAGCILPKHKAMCENILADGNPFGEKQSREEALGKKPHAAKVGYFAGCTATYRSTETARATMSILDKLGVDYTTLDETCCGSVMQRVGWPQEDVTKLMQKNVEAIKAMGVETLVLSCAGCYRMFKIEYPKYVDVPFEVLHITEYLARMDLKLKPMSGVVTYHDPCHLGRHCGVYEPPREVIAKIPGIEFKEMDFNRKTSHCCGGGGGVRSAYPEESMDIASTRLDEASFADVIITTCPFCVNNLDAAKGDRKIQVRDLVEIIDELL, from the coding sequence ATGAACATGTCGGAATTCAAGGTAGACAAACTCGAGGAGGTTAGGAAGGCGGTCAACTGCTGCACAATGTGCGGCTTCTGCAAGAGCGTCTGCCCCTCCTTCAAATCGATCGGATGGGACTCGGCCCTCTCCAGGGGACGCATCGTGCTGACCTACGGTCTCCTCACCGGAGACCTCCAGCCGGACGAGTCCCTCGTCAGGAACATGTACACCTGCACCACCTGCGCGGACTGCGTCCGCAGGTGCCCCTCCAAGGTGGAGATCGTAGACATCATCGAGATGTGTCGCGCCGACCTCGTCAAGGCCGGATGCATCCTGCCCAAGCACAAGGCGATGTGCGAGAACATCCTCGCCGACGGCAACCCGTTCGGAGAGAAGCAGTCCAGGGAGGAGGCCCTCGGCAAGAAGCCGCACGCGGCGAAGGTCGGGTACTTCGCCGGATGCACCGCCACCTACAGGTCCACGGAGACCGCAAGGGCCACGATGTCCATCCTGGACAAGCTCGGCGTCGACTACACCACCCTGGACGAGACCTGCTGCGGCTCCGTCATGCAGAGGGTAGGATGGCCCCAGGAGGACGTCACGAAGCTGATGCAGAAGAACGTCGAGGCCATCAAGGCGATGGGCGTCGAGACGCTCGTGCTCTCCTGCGCCGGATGCTACAGAATGTTCAAGATCGAGTACCCCAAGTACGTCGACGTCCCCTTCGAGGTCCTCCACATCACCGAGTACCTCGCGAGGATGGACCTCAAGCTGAAGCCCATGTCCGGCGTCGTGACGTACCACGACCCCTGCCACCTGGGCAGGCACTGCGGCGTGTACGAGCCTCCGAGAGAGGTCATCGCCAAGATCCCGGGGATCGAATTCAAGGAGATGGACTTCAACAGGAAGACCAGCCACTGCTGCGGAGGCGGCGGAGGCGTGAGGTCCGCCTACCCCGAGGAGTCCATGGACATCGCATCCACCAGGCTGGACGAGGCCTCGTTCGCGGACGTCATCATCACCACCTGCCCCTTCTGCGTCAACAACCTCGACGCCGCCAAGGGGGACAGGAAGATCCAGGTGAGGGACCTCGTCGAGATCATCGACGAGCTCCTCTGA
- a CDS encoding 23S rRNA (uridine(2552)-2'-O)-methyltransferase (Specifically methylates the uridine in position 2552 of 23S rRNA in the fully assembled 50S ribosomal subunit) has product MADLHDRWVAERRNEHYYKLAKKLNYRSRASFKLIQIDERFGIFKPGDSVVDLGACPGGWCQVAQERTWPNGKVIGVDLRYIKPIEGVETFMGDITHDSTMIELMDRFGGKADVVLSDMAPNIAGHYSMDHARSINLCMYAVDVCDRILKKEGKLVMKVFMGDMFDSLMDELKKRFQSVKVHSPDASRDTSSEVYVICQGYYGKSGITLKKPEVEEKKPEFTVKGGFI; this is encoded by the coding sequence ATGGCAGACCTGCACGACCGCTGGGTCGCGGAGCGGAGGAACGAGCACTACTACAAGCTCGCCAAGAAGCTGAACTACCGTTCCAGGGCATCCTTCAAGCTGATCCAGATCGACGAGCGCTTCGGCATCTTCAAGCCCGGCGACTCGGTCGTCGACCTGGGGGCGTGCCCGGGCGGTTGGTGTCAGGTCGCGCAGGAGCGCACGTGGCCCAACGGCAAGGTCATCGGTGTGGACCTCAGGTACATCAAGCCCATCGAGGGGGTCGAGACCTTCATGGGCGACATAACCCACGACTCCACCATGATCGAGCTCATGGACAGGTTCGGCGGCAAGGCCGACGTCGTCCTCTCGGACATGGCGCCCAACATCGCCGGCCATTACTCCATGGACCACGCCAGGTCGATCAACCTCTGCATGTACGCGGTGGACGTCTGCGACCGCATCCTGAAGAAGGAGGGCAAGCTGGTCATGAAGGTGTTCATGGGCGACATGTTCGATTCGCTCATGGACGAGCTGAAGAAGCGCTTCCAGTCGGTGAAGGTCCACTCGCCCGACGCCTCCAGGGACACGTCCTCGGAGGTCTACGTGATCTGTCAGGGGTACTACGGCAAGTCCGGAATAACCCTGAAGAAGCCCGAGGTCGAGGAGAAGAAGCCGGAGTTCACCGTCAAGGGCGGGTTCATCTGA